In one Neobacillus sp. CF12 genomic region, the following are encoded:
- a CDS encoding nucleoside recognition domain-containing protein: MVNYIWVFMTIVGFVFAMINGTMAEVNKAIFDGAKEAVTLCIGLISILVFWLGMMRIAEESGLLELLAKLFRPLVKRLFPDVPTNHPAMGYILSNMIANMFGLGNAATPLGIKAMEELKQLNGSKDSASRSMVTFLAINTASITIIPTTVIAIRMNYNSASPTEIVVPTLIATIISMLGAVMIDRYFYNRRSRKG, translated from the coding sequence GTTAATTACATCTGGGTTTTTATGACAATCGTTGGCTTCGTTTTTGCGATGATTAACGGGACGATGGCAGAAGTGAACAAGGCGATATTTGATGGAGCAAAGGAGGCTGTGACTCTTTGTATTGGGTTAATCAGCATACTTGTGTTCTGGTTAGGGATGATGCGTATAGCCGAAGAATCCGGATTACTTGAATTGTTGGCTAAGTTATTTCGTCCGCTTGTAAAAAGATTATTTCCTGATGTGCCAACAAATCATCCTGCCATGGGTTATATATTGTCTAATATGATTGCAAATATGTTCGGCTTAGGCAATGCAGCAACCCCTCTAGGCATAAAAGCGATGGAAGAATTAAAACAATTAAATGGAAGTAAGGATTCTGCAAGCCGTTCGATGGTTACCTTCTTGGCAATAAATACTGCAAGCATTACGATCATTCCTACAACAGTTATAGCAATCCGTATGAACTACAATTCGGCATCCCCGACTGAGATTGTAGTACCAACATTAATTGCAACTATTATCTCAATGCTTGGAGCAGTTATGATAGACCGATATTTTTATAATCGACGAAGTCGTAAAGGATGA
- a CDS encoding spore maturation protein, translating into MEFLSLISLGFIPVLIGFILLYGTFKQVPTYESFVEGGKEGIKIAVSIIPFLVGMLVAITVFRASGALEALMNWIRPAMEAIGVPAEIIPLILIRPISGTAALGMTSDLIAVYGPDSFIGRLASVLQGSTDTTFYVLTVYFGAVGIKKMGDALKVGLLADVVGIIAAIIVVVLVFGAQ; encoded by the coding sequence ATGGAATTTCTTTCACTTATTTCCCTAGGATTTATCCCTGTGTTAATTGGATTTATCCTCCTTTATGGAACCTTTAAACAAGTGCCTACTTATGAAAGTTTTGTAGAAGGAGGAAAAGAAGGAATAAAAATTGCTGTGTCCATTATTCCATTTCTTGTAGGTATGCTTGTAGCGATTACTGTTTTTCGTGCTTCCGGTGCTTTAGAAGCATTAATGAATTGGATTAGACCTGCAATGGAAGCAATCGGAGTCCCAGCAGAAATTATTCCCCTTATCCTAATCAGGCCGATATCTGGAACAGCGGCCCTAGGTATGACCAGTGACTTAATTGCTGTTTATGGTCCCGATTCATTTATTGGCAGGCTTGCTTCCGTTTTACAAGGAAGTACAGATACGACTTTTTACGTGTTAACCGTATATTTCGGTGCTGTTGGGATTAAAAAAATGGGGGATGCCCTTAAGGTAGGACTCCTAGCAGATGTAGTAGGGATTATAGCTGCTATCATAGTAGTAGTCCTAGTATTCGGCGCCCAGTAA